A region from the Halobellus litoreus genome encodes:
- a CDS encoding AAA family ATPase: protein MSETRANVTAFVGATGGAGTTRTAVEVGAALAADGRETAILDAAFATQGLADHVEGRIDPDLTALVVDDDRDLSTGLSELGFSDAVAGRVAVCPANAPFERLARAKRVEAARRFESLIATAAARFDHVLLDVPPIAANQAVAAVNAADRVAIVAPASERGTEAVQRCHERLVDVGTEASLVVSVRGDLETADVSVPETDVTAADSVPACFDGDDAFAGAVGRLAAAVTGGEIADPEAERDGLLESVGGLVGR, encoded by the coding sequence ATGAGCGAGACACGGGCGAACGTCACGGCGTTCGTCGGCGCGACGGGCGGCGCGGGGACGACACGGACGGCCGTCGAGGTCGGCGCGGCGCTGGCGGCGGACGGCCGCGAGACGGCGATCCTCGACGCCGCGTTCGCGACGCAGGGCCTCGCAGACCACGTCGAGGGGCGGATCGATCCGGACCTGACGGCGCTCGTCGTCGACGACGACCGAGACCTCTCGACCGGACTGTCGGAACTGGGTTTCAGCGACGCGGTCGCCGGTCGCGTCGCCGTCTGCCCTGCGAACGCGCCCTTCGAGCGACTGGCACGGGCCAAGCGCGTCGAGGCCGCGCGACGGTTCGAGTCGCTCATCGCGACCGCGGCGGCGCGGTTCGATCACGTCCTCCTGGACGTGCCGCCGATCGCGGCGAACCAGGCCGTCGCCGCGGTGAACGCCGCAGACAGGGTCGCGATCGTCGCGCCGGCGAGCGAACGGGGCACCGAGGCCGTCCAGCGGTGCCACGAGCGACTGGTGGACGTCGGCACCGAGGCGTCGCTCGTCGTCTCGGTCCGCGGTGACCTGGAGACGGCCGACGTGTCGGTCCCGGAGACCGACGTGACGGCGGCCGACTCGGTCCCTGCGTGCTTCGACGGCGACGACGCGTTCGCCGGCGCAGTCGGTCGCCTCGCGGCCGCGGTCACGGGAGGCGAGATCGCCGATCCGGAGGCCGAACGCGACGGACTGCTCGAGTCGGTCGGCGGACTCGTCGGTCGGTAG
- a CDS encoding LAGLIDADG family homing endonuclease: MAQAPQDSRDLTDRFIQFYRKYYRDEIGTLAQKYPNEQRSLYINYEDLYKFDAELAEDYKQKPDQIREYAEEALRLYDLPADVKLGRAHVRLANLPETVDIRGIRVHDDHIGRMIAVQGIVRKATDVRPKITEAAFECQRCGTMTYIPQSDSGFQEPHECQGCERQGPFHVDFDQSEFVDAQKVRVQESPEGLRGGETPQSIDIDLEDDVTGRVTAGDHVTVTGVLHIEQQTSGNEKTPIFDLYMDGVAVEIEDEEFEDMDITDEDVAEIVDLSNEPDIYEKMVASVAPSIYGYDQEKLAMILQLFSGVTKHLPDGSRIRGDLHMLLIGDPGTGKSAMLQYIRNIAPRSVYTSGKGSSSAGLTAAAVRDDFGDGQQWTLEAGALVLADKGIAAVDELDKMRCVTGDTLVHTTDGIRPIRELAHEAASSGVIEPLSNGRTIRDDVADVWTLTEDGTLVTRPVTAVHEYDAPDTLYEVTLESGEAVSATADHPFFVLESGKRTEKSTGELEPGDWVYVPEAVRETATDGGTASAPIPETVGSEPGDTADLPPAKGAILGYLAGDGNVYSNESEGSHGIRFTNKEEQLLSHFESVCRTAYGKEAVRHPSEQRDDGVETVRLHGKECVDDLLESGLNLETYENKRVPVEVTRSGGDTKAAFIRGLADSEATVDLRSVKIHSSSYDLLLGTKMLLSEFGIRSQIQTRSYSNKRDLYILAITAADSLEAYNREIGFTLDRKQSALNEAVERTTGDRAIIDVLPEIGDRFQRLRESLRLYQSECGLNDATYCNFENGDANPSLHRARRIVTRFTERRHQAYADLELLEKSPSWTGLNVLRDEYHVSQREIAEGTAYTQQQISRLWGQNNALRRTVVDRFRSILKSISNTNTSGISALVEADVRWRRVESVEPTVPSSGDDRIPVLERQLADEIGCDRDRARDSARMLLSTEPTAESWDELRCELERHSVSFQRLADQLDVAGSTVSRWFSGTVDVDNFEEVRRAAFELIEAVRARIASIHDEIESRNRSPKVYDLTVQGTHNFVANGMVVHNSEDRSAMHEALEQQSISVSKAGINATLKSRCSLLGAANPKYGRFDQYEPIGEQIDLEPALISRFDLIFTVTDNPDPETDAELAEHIINTNYAGELNTQKSKIPSSEFTDGEVESATEEVTPEIDAELLRKYIAYAKRNCYPTMTDEAKEVIRDFYVDFRAKGADDDAPVPVTARKLEALVRLSEASARLRLSDTVERDDAVRVTEIVESCLRDIGMDPETGEFDADIVETGTSKNQRDRIKDIKHLIEDLEDEYEEGAPVEQVIERAGTDLGLEETKAEDEIENLKRKGELYEPRNDYLRTT, encoded by the coding sequence ATGGCCCAGGCCCCCCAGGACTCGCGCGACCTCACCGATCGGTTCATCCAGTTCTATCGGAAGTACTACCGCGACGAGATCGGCACGCTCGCCCAGAAATACCCGAACGAACAGCGCTCGCTGTACATCAACTACGAGGACCTCTACAAGTTCGACGCGGAGTTAGCCGAGGACTACAAGCAGAAACCCGACCAGATACGCGAGTACGCCGAGGAGGCGTTGCGCCTCTACGACCTCCCCGCCGACGTCAAACTCGGGCGCGCGCACGTCCGCCTGGCGAACCTCCCCGAGACGGTCGACATCCGGGGCATTCGGGTCCACGACGACCACATCGGCCGGATGATCGCGGTCCAGGGAATCGTCCGGAAGGCGACCGACGTCCGGCCGAAGATCACCGAGGCGGCCTTCGAGTGCCAGCGCTGCGGGACGATGACCTACATCCCCCAGTCGGACAGCGGCTTCCAGGAACCCCACGAGTGCCAGGGCTGTGAGCGGCAGGGACCGTTTCACGTCGACTTCGATCAATCCGAGTTCGTCGACGCCCAGAAGGTGCGCGTCCAGGAGAGCCCCGAGGGCCTGCGGGGCGGCGAGACGCCACAGAGCATCGACATCGACCTCGAAGACGACGTCACCGGTCGGGTGACCGCCGGCGATCACGTCACCGTCACGGGCGTCCTCCACATCGAACAGCAGACCTCCGGCAACGAGAAGACGCCCATCTTCGACCTCTACATGGACGGGGTCGCCGTCGAGATCGAGGACGAGGAGTTCGAGGACATGGACATCACCGACGAGGACGTCGCCGAGATCGTCGACCTCTCGAACGAACCCGACATCTACGAGAAGATGGTCGCCTCCGTCGCGCCCTCGATCTACGGATACGACCAGGAGAAACTCGCGATGATTCTGCAACTGTTCTCGGGCGTGACCAAGCACCTCCCGGACGGGTCACGGATCCGGGGCGACCTGCATATGCTCTTGATCGGGGATCCCGGGACGGGCAAGTCCGCGATGCTTCAATATATACGCAACATCGCGCCCCGATCGGTGTACACCTCCGGGAAAGGCAGTTCGTCCGCCGGTCTCACGGCGGCCGCCGTCCGCGACGACTTCGGCGACGGCCAACAGTGGACGCTCGAAGCCGGTGCGCTCGTCCTGGCCGACAAGGGAATTGCGGCTGTCGACGAGCTGGATAAGATGAGATGCGTGACTGGCGATACGCTCGTCCATACGACAGACGGGATCCGGCCGATCCGTGAGCTCGCACACGAAGCTGCGTCGTCGGGAGTCATTGAGCCATTGTCGAACGGGCGGACGATCCGCGACGACGTCGCGGACGTCTGGACGCTCACAGAAGACGGGACACTCGTCACGCGGCCCGTTACCGCAGTCCACGAGTATGACGCCCCTGACACGCTCTACGAAGTGACACTCGAATCCGGGGAAGCAGTGTCGGCTACTGCCGATCACCCCTTCTTCGTCTTAGAGAGCGGTAAGCGAACCGAGAAATCCACTGGGGAACTTGAGCCCGGCGATTGGGTGTACGTGCCCGAGGCCGTTCGGGAAACGGCGACAGACGGCGGTACGGCATCGGCTCCGATTCCAGAGACAGTCGGGAGCGAGCCCGGAGATACGGCGGATCTCCCCCCGGCAAAGGGTGCGATACTAGGGTATCTCGCCGGTGACGGCAACGTTTACAGCAACGAATCCGAGGGAAGTCACGGGATCCGGTTTACGAACAAGGAAGAACAACTCCTGAGTCACTTCGAATCCGTCTGCCGAACGGCGTACGGCAAAGAAGCGGTTCGTCACCCCAGTGAACAGCGAGACGATGGGGTCGAAACCGTCCGACTCCACGGGAAAGAGTGTGTTGACGACCTCCTTGAATCAGGCCTGAACCTCGAAACGTACGAAAACAAACGTGTCCCGGTCGAAGTCACTCGGAGTGGTGGCGATACGAAAGCCGCCTTCATCCGAGGCCTCGCTGATTCGGAGGCGACCGTGGACCTACGGTCGGTCAAGATCCATTCCAGCAGTTACGACTTGCTGCTAGGGACGAAAATGCTCCTCTCGGAGTTCGGAATCCGCAGTCAAATACAGACCCGCTCGTACTCGAACAAGCGTGACCTCTATATTTTGGCGATTACTGCGGCAGATTCCCTGGAAGCGTACAACCGCGAGATCGGGTTCACACTCGACAGAAAGCAGTCGGCGCTGAACGAGGCAGTCGAACGGACGACTGGAGACAGAGCGATTATCGATGTCCTCCCGGAGATCGGGGACCGATTCCAGCGACTCCGAGAGTCGCTTCGGCTTTATCAGTCCGAATGCGGGCTCAACGATGCCACGTATTGCAATTTCGAGAACGGCGATGCCAACCCATCACTTCATCGGGCTAGACGGATTGTCACCCGATTCACGGAACGCCGGCACCAGGCCTACGCCGACTTGGAACTGCTTGAGAAGTCCCCGTCGTGGACGGGTTTGAACGTTCTCCGTGACGAGTATCACGTCTCACAGCGAGAAATCGCCGAAGGAACAGCGTACACGCAACAACAGATCTCCCGTCTCTGGGGGCAAAACAATGCGCTCCGACGAACCGTCGTAGACCGGTTCCGAAGCATCCTGAAATCCATCTCGAATACAAATACATCTGGTATTTCCGCGCTGGTCGAGGCTGACGTTCGGTGGCGTCGGGTCGAATCTGTCGAGCCGACCGTGCCGTCTTCCGGCGACGATAGGATTCCGGTTTTGGAGCGTCAGTTAGCCGATGAGATCGGTTGCGATCGTGACCGCGCCCGAGACTCCGCTCGGATGCTCCTCTCTACGGAGCCGACAGCCGAATCGTGGGACGAACTCCGCTGTGAACTCGAACGACACAGCGTTTCGTTCCAGCGGCTCGCTGACCAGTTAGACGTTGCAGGATCGACAGTCTCTCGCTGGTTCTCGGGCACGGTCGACGTCGACAACTTCGAGGAAGTGCGACGTGCCGCATTCGAGTTGATCGAAGCGGTTCGAGCGCGGATTGCGTCGATTCACGACGAAATCGAGAGCCGGAATCGGTCACCAAAAGTGTACGATCTCACGGTCCAAGGAACGCACAACTTCGTCGCGAACGGAATGGTTGTTCACAACTCAGAGGACCGCTCTGCAATGCATGAAGCGCTGGAACAGCAATCGATTTCGGTATCAAAGGCCGGCATCAACGCCACCCTCAAATCCCGGTGTTCGCTGCTCGGCGCGGCCAACCCGAAGTACGGCCGCTTCGACCAGTACGAACCGATCGGCGAGCAGATCGACCTCGAACCAGCGCTCATTTCCAGATTCGACCTGATCTTCACGGTCACGGACAACCCCGACCCCGAGACCGACGCCGAACTCGCCGAGCACATCATCAACACGAACTACGCGGGGGAGTTGAACACCCAGAAGTCCAAGATCCCGAGTTCGGAGTTCACCGACGGGGAGGTCGAGAGCGCGACCGAGGAGGTAACCCCCGAAATCGACGCGGAACTCCTGCGGAAGTACATCGCCTACGCGAAGCGCAACTGCTACCCGACGATGACCGACGAGGCGAAGGAGGTCATCCGGGACTTCTACGTCGACTTCCGGGCGAAGGGCGCCGACGACGACGCGCCCGTGCCGGTGACGGCGCGGAAGCTCGAAGCGCTCGTTCGCCTCTCGGAGGCCTCCGCGCGGCTTCGACTCTCGGATACGGTCGAACGCGATGACGCCGTCCGCGTCACCGAGATCGTCGAATCGTGTCTCCGCGACATCGGAATGGATCCCGAAACGGGTGAGTTCGACGCCGACATCGTCGAGACCGGGACCTCGAAGAACCAGCGCGATCGGATCAAGGACATCAAGCACCTGATCGAGGACCTCGAAGACGAGTACGAGGAGGGTGCGCCGGTCGAGCAGGTCATCGAACGCGCGGGCACGGACCTCGGCTTAGAGGAGACGAAGGCCGAAGACGAGATCGAGAATCTCAAGCGGAAGGGAGAGCTCTACGAACCGCGAAACGACTACCTCCGGACGACGTAA
- a CDS encoding ribose-phosphate diphosphokinase — protein MIVPGASSQALAAALATQLDEPISAVEYDRFPDGETFAAVPDFDADRAVVVATTDSNDAWVELLQLQDAVREAGASEVVTVIPYMSYARQDRSFEPGEPVSARAMARAVSTGADRIVLVNPHEESIADFFDAHVTVCDAAGLLAEPLPDDLTEPLFLSPDAGAVELAAATRDAYGTGEIDYFEKTRLSGTEVEISPSDADATGRDVVIVDDIVATGSTMSEAVAHLDDDGAERVFAACVHPILARSARTKLERAGIERIVGTDSVERDVSAVSVAPIVAAAVDAVDVA, from the coding sequence ATGATCGTTCCCGGCGCATCCTCGCAGGCGCTCGCGGCCGCACTCGCCACGCAGTTGGACGAACCGATCTCGGCCGTCGAGTACGATCGCTTCCCCGACGGCGAGACGTTCGCGGCCGTCCCCGACTTCGACGCCGACCGCGCGGTTGTCGTCGCGACGACGGACTCGAACGACGCGTGGGTCGAACTGCTGCAGCTGCAGGACGCCGTCCGGGAGGCCGGGGCCTCGGAGGTCGTCACCGTGATTCCGTATATGAGCTACGCGCGACAGGACCGGTCGTTCGAGCCCGGCGAACCGGTCTCCGCTCGGGCGATGGCTCGTGCGGTCTCGACCGGTGCCGACCGGATCGTGCTAGTGAACCCCCACGAGGAGTCGATCGCGGACTTCTTCGACGCCCACGTCACCGTCTGCGACGCCGCGGGGCTGCTTGCCGAGCCGCTCCCGGACGATCTCACGGAGCCGCTGTTTCTCTCGCCGGACGCCGGCGCGGTCGAACTCGCGGCGGCGACGCGCGACGCCTACGGAACCGGCGAGATCGACTACTTCGAGAAGACTCGTCTCTCCGGGACCGAGGTCGAGATCTCGCCGAGCGACGCCGACGCCACGGGCCGCGACGTCGTGATCGTCGACGACATCGTCGCGACCGGGTCGACGATGAGCGAGGCCGTCGCCCACCTCGACGACGACGGGGCCGAGCGCGTCTTCGCGGCGTGCGTTCACCCGATCCTGGCCCGAAGCGCTCGGACGAAACTCGAACGCGCCGGGATCGAGCGGATCGTCGGAACAGACTCCGTCGAGCGCGACGTGAGCGCCGTCTCGGTCGCCCCGATCGTCGCCGCCGCCGTCGACGCGGTGGATGTGGCCTGA
- a CDS encoding HIT family protein: MSEEPTIFEQIIAGDIPARIVYENDTVAAFLDANPLAPGHTLVVPKEPYERLDDLPEGLAADLWAAVQELTPRIESAVDADASNVGVNNGSAAGQEVPHVHVHIVPRFEGDGGKPIHAVAGGRPDLSDDELDDIAAAIETSA, from the coding sequence ATGAGTGAGGAACCGACCATCTTCGAGCAGATCATCGCCGGCGACATCCCGGCGCGCATCGTCTACGAGAACGACACCGTCGCGGCGTTCCTGGACGCGAACCCGCTCGCGCCGGGACACACGCTCGTGGTGCCGAAGGAGCCCTACGAGCGACTCGACGACCTGCCCGAAGGCCTCGCGGCCGACCTCTGGGCGGCCGTTCAGGAGTTGACGCCGCGGATCGAGTCAGCGGTCGACGCCGACGCGTCGAACGTCGGCGTAAACAACGGAAGCGCCGCCGGTCAGGAGGTCCCGCACGTGCACGTGCATATCGTCCCCCGGTTCGAGGGCGACGGCGGCAAGCCGATCCACGCGGTCGCGGGCGGCCGACCGGACCTCTCCGACGACGAACTCGACGACATCGCCGCCGCCATCGAGACGAGCGCGTGA
- a CDS encoding tRNA (guanine(26)-N(2))-dimethyltransferase, with amino-acid sequence MDVREGGVEVSVPDARDGASEGAGDGVFYNPTQELNRDVTVATLRAYREREPRASSYLDAMAASGIRGVRAAAEGYDVTCADVDPDAVELARENLARNDLDGEAIERDVNALLYESLFDVVDLDPFGTPIPFADAALSNARSMVCVTATDTAPLCGAHQRSGIRKYSTLPQNTDYHPEMGLRVLLSALIRTAARYDKAAVPILSHVSRHYVRTYLQIDARATQADELIDRLGYVHHCEDCLRRTHEVGLIAHPPDRCDACGGDRLLSAGPLYLGPIRDADFVHTVREHVTDEMGEAARAERLLETVATELDTPTHYDQHRLCKQWSRSAPAMDDFLASLRDAGFAATRAHYSGTAFKTDATVPEIRDATAE; translated from the coding sequence ATGGACGTTCGTGAGGGCGGCGTCGAGGTGTCTGTTCCCGACGCCCGCGACGGCGCATCCGAGGGCGCGGGCGACGGCGTGTTCTACAACCCGACGCAGGAACTCAACCGCGATGTGACGGTGGCGACGCTCCGGGCGTACCGCGAGCGAGAGCCCCGCGCGAGTTCGTACCTCGACGCGATGGCGGCGAGCGGGATCCGCGGCGTCCGGGCCGCCGCCGAGGGGTACGACGTCACCTGCGCCGACGTCGACCCCGACGCCGTCGAACTGGCCCGCGAGAACCTGGCGCGGAACGACCTCGACGGCGAGGCCATCGAGCGCGACGTCAACGCGTTGCTGTACGAATCGCTGTTCGACGTCGTGGACCTCGATCCGTTCGGGACGCCGATCCCCTTCGCGGACGCGGCGCTGTCGAACGCGCGGAGTATGGTCTGCGTCACCGCCACCGACACCGCCCCCCTCTGCGGCGCACACCAGCGCTCCGGGATTCGAAAGTACTCGACGCTCCCGCAGAACACCGACTACCACCCCGAGATGGGCCTCCGCGTCCTGCTCTCGGCGCTGATCCGCACGGCGGCGCGGTACGACAAGGCCGCCGTTCCGATCCTCTCGCACGTCAGCCGCCACTACGTCCGCACGTACCTCCAGATCGACGCGCGAGCGACGCAGGCGGACGAACTGATCGACCGATTGGGCTACGTCCACCACTGCGAGGACTGCCTCCGCCGGACGCACGAGGTCGGTCTGATCGCGCACCCGCCCGACCGGTGCGACGCCTGCGGCGGCGACCGCCTCCTCTCGGCGGGGCCGCTCTACCTCGGCCCGATTCGCGACGCCGACTTCGTCCATACCGTCCGCGAGCACGTCACCGACGAGATGGGCGAGGCCGCCCGGGCCGAGCGGCTGCTGGAGACGGTCGCGACGGAGCTCGACACGCCGACGCACTACGATCAACACCGCCTCTGCAAGCAGTGGAGCCGTTCCGCGCCCGCGATGGACGACTTCCTGGCGTCGCTTCGGGACGCCGGCTTCGCGGCCACGCGGGCGCACTACTCGGGGACGGCGTTCAAGACCGACGCGACCGTCCCGGAGATCCGCGACGCCACCGCCGAGTGA
- a CDS encoding uracil-DNA glycosylase — MDPQFPDEKHVLEADCTRCPALVACREHISWGTGDRDADVMVVGEAPGAGNPDAERWRGGNWTGKAYTARHSGRRVRRLLADIGHPRAYVTNAVKCFPCDGEGSNREPTETERANCRTHLRTEIETVDPSVIVATGRHATTTTLALEDRTIDGFVDLILEPIELPFSTLLPILHPSYQDIWRARLGYSAEEYREAVHDAIRTALGDDRS; from the coding sequence ATGGACCCCCAATTCCCCGACGAGAAACACGTCCTCGAAGCCGACTGTACGCGCTGTCCCGCGCTCGTCGCGTGTCGTGAGCATATCTCGTGGGGCACCGGCGACCGCGACGCCGACGTGATGGTCGTGGGCGAAGCGCCCGGCGCGGGGAACCCCGACGCCGAGCGGTGGCGCGGCGGCAACTGGACCGGGAAGGCGTACACCGCGCGGCACTCGGGGCGTCGCGTCCGCCGGCTCCTCGCAGATATCGGCCACCCCCGCGCCTACGTCACGAACGCCGTGAAGTGCTTCCCCTGCGACGGTGAGGGGTCGAACCGCGAGCCGACCGAGACCGAGCGCGCGAACTGCCGGACGCACCTCCGGACAGAGATCGAGACCGTCGACCCGTCGGTGATCGTCGCGACCGGCAGGCACGCCACGACGACGACGCTCGCGCTCGAGGACCGAACGATCGACGGCTTCGTCGATCTGATCCTGGAGCCGATCGAACTGCCCTTTTCGACGCTGCTCCCCATTCTGCACCCCTCCTATCAGGATATCTGGCGGGCGCGGCTCGGCTACAGCGCCGAGGAGTACCGCGAGGCGGTCCACGACGCGATCCGAACGGCGCTCGGCGACGACCGATCCTGA
- a CDS encoding MinD/ParA family ATP-binding protein, translating to MILAVTGGKGGVGKSTMSVELGAALDATVVDADLGMADLPTGPGPDLHDVLADRADPIEAVREGCGPVRLLPCGRSLAGARAADVAMLDDALRAVEAAYGDVVVDCPAGMKADAGVPLAVADACVVVASPQPYALADAARSRELARELDAGLVGVVVNRVVDDPPTEAFEEVLGAPTVTVPADPRVSETVPAFRPVVRSAPSTRAARAVTAVADAVRRAKRV from the coding sequence ATGATTCTCGCCGTCACCGGCGGTAAAGGCGGCGTGGGCAAGTCCACGATGTCGGTCGAACTCGGGGCGGCCCTCGACGCGACCGTCGTCGACGCCGACCTCGGAATGGCCGACCTCCCGACGGGTCCCGGCCCCGACCTTCACGACGTCCTCGCCGACCGTGCGGACCCCATAGAGGCGGTACGGGAGGGCTGCGGACCGGTCCGGCTGCTCCCCTGCGGCCGATCGCTCGCGGGCGCTCGCGCGGCGGACGTCGCGATGCTCGACGACGCGCTCCGCGCCGTCGAGGCCGCCTACGGGGACGTCGTGGTCGACTGCCCCGCGGGGATGAAGGCCGACGCGGGCGTGCCGCTGGCCGTCGCCGACGCCTGCGTCGTCGTGGCGTCACCGCAGCCGTACGCGCTCGCGGACGCAGCCCGCTCGCGGGAACTCGCACGCGAACTCGACGCGGGGCTCGTCGGAGTGGTCGTCAACCGCGTCGTCGACGACCCGCCGACCGAGGCCTTCGAGGAGGTGCTGGGCGCGCCGACAGTCACCGTGCCGGCGGACCCACGCGTGAGCGAGACTGTCCCCGCATTCCGTCCGGTGGTCCGGTCCGCGCCGTCGACGCGGGCGGCCCGCGCGGTGACGGCCGTCGCGGACGCGGTGCGTCGGGCGAAGCGGGTCTGA
- a CDS encoding HVO_0234 family beta-propeller protein — MPTIDEKRVYTDNAGTETVLLATGLGVVSVSVSDDLIGEFGVVRRCEARDVATAGSLVAVATEEDVLLADRSDADVASDAATSTATQRLDFAETGFGPATAVGFDEKTLLAGDESGRVARSAAEERLSGPEGGERNESDGTAWTEVGTTGAVRAVEGGLVAAADGVYRVGSAGVTHAGLDDARDVDAEPLVATGSGLYKLGNGWMDVLDGPVDAVDAAGERGLAAVDGALYARGLDTERAADVGDAADRSGVPNERDDDGRSGAANGEDGDDWDGIATDGWTEAVLPVDGDVVAVTHGVDASYAVTADGTLAVRLPDGAWRYRGLGVRDVAAAAV; from the coding sequence ATGCCCACGATCGACGAGAAGCGGGTGTACACCGACAACGCCGGCACCGAAACGGTGCTGCTCGCGACCGGACTCGGCGTCGTCTCCGTCTCGGTCTCCGACGACCTGATCGGCGAGTTCGGGGTCGTCCGCCGGTGTGAGGCCCGCGACGTCGCGACCGCCGGTTCGCTCGTGGCCGTCGCGACCGAGGAAGACGTGTTGCTCGCGGACCGTTCCGACGCGGACGTCGCGTCCGACGCCGCCACCTCGACCGCCACCCAGCGGCTCGACTTCGCGGAGACGGGGTTCGGGCCGGCGACGGCCGTCGGATTCGACGAGAAGACGCTGCTAGCGGGCGACGAGAGCGGACGCGTCGCGCGCAGCGCGGCCGAGGAACGTCTCAGCGGCCCTGAAGGCGGCGAACGAAACGAGAGCGACGGAACGGCGTGGACCGAGGTCGGGACGACCGGCGCGGTGCGCGCCGTCGAGGGCGGCCTCGTCGCCGCCGCCGACGGCGTCTATCGGGTCGGCTCCGCGGGTGTCACCCACGCAGGCCTCGACGACGCGCGCGACGTCGACGCGGAACCGCTCGTAGCCACCGGATCGGGACTGTACAAACTCGGCAACGGCTGGATGGACGTCCTCGACGGCCCGGTCGACGCCGTCGACGCCGCCGGCGAGCGGGGGCTGGCGGCGGTCGACGGCGCGCTGTACGCGCGAGGGCTCGATACCGAGCGAGCCGCGGACGTGGGGGACGCCGCTGATCGGAGCGGGGTCCCGAACGAGAGGGACGACGACGGCCGGAGCGGGGCCGCGAACGGTGAAGACGGCGACGACTGGGACGGGATCGCGACGGACGGCTGGACCGAAGCGGTGCTGCCGGTCGACGGTGACGTCGTTGCCGTCACCCACGGCGTCGACGCGTCGTACGCGGTCACCGCCGACGGGACGCTCGCGGTACGGCTGCCCGACGGAGCGTGGCGCTATCGCGGACTCGGCGTGCGGGACGTCGCGGCCGCCGCGGTCTGA
- a CDS encoding transcription initiation factor IIB, which yields MSEAPAADAATTTNTCPECGGRPETARGETLCGDCGLVLSEYRIDHGPDWRSFADDDRDPKRTGAPLTRSRHDRGLSTKIGRSTRAKGRKRRQFARMRRQHNRARISSKRERNQVYAFTEIRRLTSVLSLPDRIRDHACSLFRSAQSADLLPGRSLEGFASACVYAACRVARVSRTVGEVADVAKATEDEQTTAYDAINRELGLPVGPIDPAEYVPRFASQLDLSGAVERRARDYVAEAVEDGIAVGRNPSGVAAACLYTAGRDVGSGVTQQEAADVAGVTPVTLRSTYQELSGE from the coding sequence ATGAGTGAAGCACCCGCCGCCGACGCTGCCACGACGACGAACACCTGCCCCGAATGCGGCGGTCGCCCGGAGACCGCTCGCGGAGAGACGCTGTGTGGGGACTGCGGACTCGTGCTCTCGGAGTACCGGATCGATCACGGTCCCGACTGGCGCTCCTTCGCCGACGATGACCGGGACCCGAAACGGACCGGCGCGCCCCTGACGCGCTCGCGACACGACCGGGGGTTGTCGACGAAGATCGGTCGTTCGACGCGAGCGAAGGGACGTAAGCGCCGGCAGTTCGCCCGGATGCGTCGGCAGCACAACCGCGCGCGCATCTCCTCGAAGCGCGAGCGCAATCAGGTGTACGCGTTCACAGAGATCCGCCGGCTCACGAGCGTGCTGTCGCTTCCGGATCGGATCAGAGACCACGCCTGCTCGCTGTTTCGGTCCGCCCAGTCGGCGGACCTGCTCCCCGGACGCTCGCTGGAGGGCTTCGCTTCGGCCTGCGTCTACGCCGCCTGCCGCGTCGCACGGGTGTCGCGAACGGTGGGGGAGGTCGCCGACGTGGCGAAGGCCACTGAGGACGAACAGACCACCGCCTACGACGCGATCAACCGGGAACTCGGCCTCCCCGTCGGACCGATCGATCCCGCCGAGTACGTCCCGCGATTCGCCTCGCAGTTAGACCTCTCCGGCGCGGTGGAACGGCGCGCCCGCGACTACGTCGCGGAGGCGGTCGAAGACGGCATCGCCGTCGGCCGGAATCCCAGCGGCGTCGCCGCGGCGTGTCTGTACACCGCCGGCCGCGACGTGGGTTCCGGAGTGACGCAGCAGGAGGCCGCCGACGTCGCCGGCGTGACGCCGGTGACGCTCCGGTCGACCTATCAAGAGCTCAGTGGGGAGTGA